The Scyliorhinus torazame isolate Kashiwa2021f chromosome 10, sScyTor2.1, whole genome shotgun sequence genome contains a region encoding:
- the mrpl21 gene encoding large ribosomal subunit protein bL21m produces MALNCVRLLGSWSRSRVRAAVSALSSAARYQSSQGSVIQPRKEAITSLSKPPWSEVELPDPAEEAKHHIEVVQNVKTLISTGAYGRLFAVVHFASRQWKVTSEDLILIENHIEADCGDRIRLEKVLLVGGGDFTLIGRPLLGRDLVRVEATVIEKTESWPKIHFRFKRRKRYRRTRINVQPQTVLRINTIEVAPALA; encoded by the exons ATGGCGCTGAACTGCGTGCGGCTTCTTGGCAGCTGGAGCCGGAGCCGAGTCCGGGCCGCCG TGTCTGCATTGTCATCTGCAGCAAGATACCAGAGTTCTCAAGGCAGTGTGATTCAGCCAAG AAAAGAAGCCATAACATCATTGTCAAAACCACCATGGTCTGAGGTCGAATTGCCAGATCCTGCAGAAGAGGCCAAACATCACATTG AGGTTGTACAGAATGTAAAGACTCTGATCTCCACAGGAGCATACGGCAGACTGTTTGCAGTCGTTCACTTTGCCAGTCGGCAATGGAAAGTAACCAGTGAAGACTTGATCCTGATAGAAAATCATATTGAAGCAGACTGTGGAGACAGGATCAGGTTAGAGAAG GTTCTGTTAGTTGGTGGAGGTGACTTCACGCTAATCGGGCGACCGCTTCTTGG GCGAGACCTTGTGAGAGTGGAGGCAACTGTCATTGAGAAGACAGAATCTTGGCCAAAGATACATTTCAGATTCAAACGGAGAAAACGTTACCGGAGAACAAGGA TAAATGTGCAACCACAGACTGTTCTTCGGATCAACACAATTGAAGTTGCTCCAGCTCTGGCTTGA